From the genome of Mastacembelus armatus chromosome 12, fMasArm1.2, whole genome shotgun sequence:
TAGAAAAATTGTCCTGGAGTATCAGTCAAACCATAATCTGTGGACGTCTTCATACATGAGCCATTCCTACatacaggtgcacacacacataacacagaTCACACAGAGTGTATGATATTTACAGACTGCGTGCGTGTGCTTGCATGAATGTGAATCGGACCTTAAGGTAGTGACGGTCATTGTGAAGTTGTCCTCAGAAGCAACATGCTGTAGCTCCACTGCAGCAATGACAGGACTTCCCCTCCTGCGCTGCATGAAGTGAGGACAGGTAGAAGCCACTGCCACCTCATACCACTGCCCCATGAACTGCAAGGAACATGAAAATGTATAttctgtattaaaaataaatatcattaaaaacctCTGCACGTGGAAGGACATAAAACCATAATGTGTTGAATATTATTTCAGTGactgtaaaatatatttcttaaacacattgagaaaaacaaaaaacatatacacatatatatgaaCCACTCACCCGACCTAGGTCAAACCTATCCTGTGTGATGATGAGAGCTTCTGGGAACGTGTGGACCCTCTGGAGAGTCCATGCCAACCCCAGGACCAGCAGAGACACCAGACTCACCGTTCTCTGCATCCTGTAAGTGTTTTGCCAATTCTGTCCCACGACACTACAGAGAACACTAAACTAAAAGAACATATCTTTacctgcctttgtgtgtgttagtgtacGTGCACAAAAGTGTGTCCTAATTGTGTGTTTGCTGGTCCAGATTGACACTGAATCACTGGACTTCAGAATTTGTAGCTAAGACAAACAACCAATCAATACATGTCAGAATTTACCAGCTGATAGAGAAAAGGCTGCAGACTGTCACAGGGTCTGTTTTCATACACTCAAGTCAAAATGTTCTTAATTCATCACAGAAAGTCCCACAGAGCCAAGAACATAGTATCTGTATCAGTATGAGGGTATGTACGCACACTAAAAGTATATATGTGCACAGTATATAAAGGTTTACTATACATTGTTTGATCTTAAGATTTGTCCAATGTGCATGTTTCAGtgtatgtaaataaatgcaATCATTTTAATTCTGACTTTAACCTGCTATTTGGTAACTAGTTATCATTAGCAAGTACATCACAGAGCTACAGTGTCTATTGGTCTCAGCACAAACACTGATGCTGCAGGGAAATCTGCCCCCTGCTGTTCATTTTAGACTTACATGCCACATATAACTCAGATAACACACTGACGTACTCAGCTCAAACACAAACCATGTCTGGACGTTTATTTAACTATGTCAACACTGTGAAAGTGTACAATTGATTTTATTGAGCAACTCAATAAAGAAACACTCAGACGTTTTACTGAATAAAAGTAGCAGTACCGCGGTGTAGACACAACTGAAAACCCTGCATTCAATAAAGAACACGTGGGAAATTAAATAGTTAAtagtataaaatgtatttaaagtacAAAGTGTTTAAAGTACCATAAGTACAGCGCAGGAGGGGAAATCATGTCACTGTAAAAAAGCAAgtaatgtatttatgtgtaGGTGCAACTTAAACTGTATTTAAGCAAAGTAGTAATCACGGGTGGGACCCACCGCCCGTACTCGGGCCGGAACTGTGTTTCTGAATGTATTTCCAAATATCGTCGACCTAATCTGGATCaagtccgacaaactatatataatttgaaagcagaaaacctcaCGATTCCaatggtatatatatatttaagattAAACTATCACAGCGACAACAGTTTcataatgtttaacaagaggACAAACACATCAAGATAATTCCTACCTTTGCTCTTGTTAACCTGGAGCCGCACATGGACTGAAACGCCAGGTGTTACCTATCAGTGTTTCCGTAAGAGTGCGGTGAACAAAATGCCTCTGGGTTTTTGGTCCAAAACACTATTATCCCTGagtaaaagccataaaaccagCGTCGTAaacctttctctcctctttaaaaagttttaattccGTTTGTTCTCTGGTTGCATCCAAACTGTAGCTTTTAATGAAGCAGGTGCAGCTGGTGCAGTTTTCGTTTGTTCTGCCATTTTCCAACGTAGCTCACGCACCTAACtaaaccccccaaaataaataattactttattacttttctacatacaagttaattactttattaattaatacaatttaaataatattaaatttaattactttgaattagaataactgctgtaacagttgaatttccccttggggattaataacgTACTTCTTCTAAACATAGGAGCCTAAACGCTTTTGTGGCGCATGCGTTACAAAGTCGCATGAATGTAGGCCGTTTGTAGTCCGGTAGTGGTAAAACGTGTCTGACTGGCGGacttcaataaaatattaaaatcaattaaCTTTTCCACATCGACTCAGAATCATTCTGAAGTGAACGACGACGCATCTAAAAATTTCCCACCACTAGTTCTAAAGTAAATCTAACTATATgtgattaaaatttaaaattctcTCTTTGACTAAAGCCACCACCCtgaaagcctttttttttgttaaatgtttgccAGTGTTAGCACTTAAATagagatgcacacacataatCCGGagattcatatatatattttttaattatgtgGACACAGGGACAGCTATGAAAATGATGTAAAACACTACATCAATCATCAGCAGTATTCGCTATTTATCATGTTTGTAGCCATAATGATAAGATTCTTTGGGTAAATCCTGAAATTGTAATACAGAGCCGAAGCACCACATCATAACACACTTAGCTCGGATATATCTGTAACAGAAGCTAATTTACACTGAAGATCGGTCTAAACCTGGAACTGACTGCCTTGGCTTTCACATGTTCTAAAAGAAACAGAACCACCTAATGTCCAGATTCTGCTGGTGGGCAATTTTCTGTTGGGCAGAAAAACATAAGAGACAGGAATGAGAAAACTTcctatttgtgtgcatgtatattttTTGCCAAGTGTAAAAAGATGTTGAAGATGTGTGAACATATGTGTTCTCTCTCTACTTTACCTGCTGGTGGTGGAATCAAAATAGACTCTTTGGACAGGCCCCGGGACACAGCGAGGCGTCTAAACTTCTGAATTACATCTGGCCTGACTACCAGAGAGCGACCTGCAAACAAGACAGAACGCTGCTGAGCACTACTGACTCTGCAGTTAGGCCAAAACATGCAGGCCAGCTAGATGACAAAACATATAAGTGTGTGCGTCTCACCATAAAGCGCCACCTGTGTGTACTCTCTGTTATACACCTTGTGTTTGAGCACCAAAGCGTAGTCAGTGTAGTTAGTTTCCACCACTGTGATGTCCTTCACCATGTTATGGCctgacagcaaacacacaaacaccgaAGAGATAGACTTGCATGACTGCAGACTGTAAGGCATCAGACAAATTCttacaaaatcaacataaaaatcTTTAGTTTCTTTTTGTGACTAAAAAGagacaagacaaaaatatttcttctttgattttatctgtttttacaCTGTCATTGTATCACATGTCTTTACTGGGTATTGTGACTTTGCATGTGGTTGTTGGTGTTTATCTGCAGGTAACAAACTACTTCTGTGGTCACCCTGTCAAAATGTCCATCGTCATGTGAAAATGAAGAcgtaaaaaaaattatatatatatatataacttctctttttctcaggtGCAAAGCAGACACTTGGTTAATCTCTTGGAGATGTGATGAGTCAGAGCAGAAGTGAGCAGACACTTACGTGTGCTGAAGTAGGTGAACTGTCCAGGCATGTTGGTCTTCTCATACTGGTACGTCACGATCTGACAGCCCATAGGTCTGCagtgcacagaaaacacagtgagtctttctcttcttcaaaCCATAACGTTTACACAGTCCTATACTATGTACTTGTGCCCATGCTTAGGCTGTGCTCACATAATGTGACCCCAACACACAGACTCACGTGACATCCCACATTGTGAGGTTAACGCCGTTTGGCAGCGCTGTGACGATGCCCATGCAGGCCCTTAGCTTGGTTCTGAAGGGGACAAAAAGTGGGGAGTCATAGGCCAGGCCCACACGGTACCATTTCCCTgcaaactaaacacaaacacacacacaaaaaaagaatattAAGTTTACAGATTGAAGAGTTTTCCATTAATGATATTCTTCTATTTTTCTCATGGTCAACACAATGTCTGACTTCCTTATCTAGTCTTTAACATTCAGCTCCATGGATCTTAAGATCACATATGTATACTGTAGTTATTTTttcatgataaaacagctgAGCCGAAGTAGAGTGTGTTACAGAACCTTTTTCAATTGTAAATTTAGTGGTGGCCTGTATATTTAAGGCAGCAGGATGGGGCGTGTAGGACTGGctcaaaaatatttacagagcTCAGTGTTCATTGTAATAAAGATTATGTTTGGAAGTGAAAATGAGGAAGTCTAGGAGGATGAACTTATTTTATTCTTTGGGTGTGGTTTACTGGGCCATAAGCGTTTTTCTTACTTAATGAAACATCTGCCATTTTGTGCAGAGTCTACATTTTCAGCATTAACGGTCTGAGTGGGGGTAAAAAGCAAGAACAAGAGCTGCACTTGTGCCATGCGGCAAACACAGCCCCTAACCACAGCATTGCCACATATCGGTAAAAACAGGTCGTATAGAGGGACTGAACCCAAACAAGACAAACACGTCACAGTCAGCTTGGTGTCGTAAataagtattaaaaaaaaaaaaaaaattaaaaaaatccagttttagCTACAGCAGCATATTGTTTAAGTTGTTACAAGCTTTGCAGATAACCAGTTAAAGTGAACATCTGGTTGGgtgttatttaatatttttgattAAATCATTAAGTAAGtgattttatacatatatatgtatagggAATCTTAAAGGGATTATGGGATAGATGCAGTTGCACATCAAATCagccacagaaaacaaagatgatcTTTCTGTGGTGGATTTTCTTTGGGAAATGTCAAAACGACCTCTCTGAACCTCTGTATGTGACAAAACCAGTCATAATGATTTGTGACTGGACAGCCAGTACTGAGGTGACACTGAAAAccataattatgttttttgtggCCAATAACTGAGTAGCTACgtcatgtatgtgtatgtctgtctgtcttaccCTCTGCAGGTTGAAATCTTTCTGtggcttcacatctgtgtgcacCAACTTCATGCACAacatcaccatgacaacagcGGCGGCAGTGGTCCTCATGGCTGCAAGGAGAGAAGAAGCGGTGAAGTGGATGGGCTGAAAGGCTGGGAGAAGGTTTCTGACCTGAGGCTGAAATGAACTGTAAGCAGTCGACAGTTAGAGAGTGGCAAATGTggcaatatttgtttttctcctggtCCACCCACTTGGTCGCCAGCCAATCATTGCTAAGGATCAGGGAACAGTGGCCAAGTGTTTAAGATGTCCCAAACAACTTGGA
Proteins encoded in this window:
- the LOC113125033 gene encoding protein AMBP-like isoform X1; this translates as MQRTVSLVSLLVLGLAWTLQRVHTFPEALIITQDRFDLGRFMGQWYEVAVASTCPHFMQRRRGSPVIAAVELQHVASEDNFTMTVTTLRNGSCMKTSTDYGLTDTPGQFFYHVARFSADVDSYVVHTNYDEYAMMLLMSTEKPSGNKTTIVKLYSRARDASPAVLDNFKTLVRQHGMSDDTVIVNHRKVDCLPVEQVTQPAAQPEVHNERTLEY
- the LOC113125033 gene encoding protein AMBP-like isoform X3, with amino-acid sequence MQRTVSLVSLLVLGLAWTLQRVHTFPEALIITQDRFDLGRFMGQWYEVAVASTCPHFMQRRRGSPVIAAVELQHVASEDNFTMTVTTLRNGSCMKTSTDYGLTDTPGQFFYHVARFSADVDSYVVHTNYDEYAMMLLMSTEKPSGNKTTIVKLYSRARDASPAVLDNFKTLVRQHGMSDDTVIVNHRKDCLPVEQVTQPAAQPEVK
- the LOC113125033 gene encoding protein AMBP-like isoform X2, which codes for MQRTVSLVSLLVLGLAWTLQRVHTFPEALIITQDRFDLGRFMGQWYEVAVASTCPHFMQRRRGSPVIAAVELQHVASEDNFTMTVTTLRNGSCMKTSTDYGLTDTPGQFFYHVARFSADVDSYVVHTNYDEYAMMLLMSTEKPSGNKTTIVKLYSRARDASPAVLDNFKTLVRQHGMSDDTVIVNHRKVDCLPVEQVTQPAAQPEVK
- the ptgdsa gene encoding neutrophil gelatinase-associated lipocalin; the protein is MRTTAAAVVMVMLCMKLVHTDVKPQKDFNLQRFAGKWYRVGLAYDSPLFVPFRTKLRACMGIVTALPNGVNLTMWDVTPMGCQIVTYQYEKTNMPGQFTYFSTRHNMVKDITVVETNYTDYALVLKHKVYNREYTQVALYGRSLVVRPDVIQKFRRLAVSRGLSKESILIPPPAENCPPAESGH